One genomic window of Hyperolius riggenbachi isolate aHypRig1 chromosome 7, aHypRig1.pri, whole genome shotgun sequence includes the following:
- the LOC137526075 gene encoding somatostatin receptor type 5-like: MDVDTDFVQGIDNDSFFIFDNFSKTDIYPKEQPLLLIPYLLVSVFGLVGNAFVLYIILRCKKMWTTINVYVFSLALGDILSMLCLLLFTTEVYTSQWILGTFMCRLFWTFNELIPFTSIYFLTIMSFSIFIQQYFPSFSKRLGPNIAVLTSVITLIICLLLVMPFYIYADMDEQNNCQVFWPDPDTFWNLIFISYRLAVGFLLPLLLTAIFLLVTAFRSLNPNNSAKGSGDVIKESTIMISVLLFVFFIFWFPTHVLEMMSALVEDMGINEVSYHTISLTPYLKCCIFPIIYGFLSHSFKEEFNAIFCCKKLQENNGPPVDSAEKQDEKLSSC, from the coding sequence ATGGACGTGGACACTGATTTTGTGCAAGGGATTGATAATGACAGCTTCTTCATCTTTGATAATTTCAGCAAGACTGATATTTACCCCAAAGAGCAGCCCCTATTGCTCATCCCTTACTTACTGGTGTCCGTATTTGGCCTTGTTGGAAATGCCTTTGTCCTATACATTATTTTGAGGTGTAAAAAGATGTGGACAACCATCAACGTCTACGTGTTCAGTTTGGCTCTTGGGGACATCTTATCCATGCTGTGTCTTCTGCTCTTCACCACTGAAGTTTATACCAGTCAGTGGATTCTGGGAACATTTATGTGCAGGCTGTTCTGGACCTTTAACGAACTAATACCCTTTACCAGTATCTATTTCTTGACCATCATGTCCTTCAGTATCTTCATACAGCAGTACTTCCCTAGTTTTTCTAAGAGACTTGGGCCAAATATTGCTGTGCTCACCAGTGTTATCACGTTGATAATTTGCCTGTTGCTTGTAATGCCTTTCTACATCTATGCTGATATGGACGAGCAGAATAACTGTCAAGTCTTTTGGCCAGATCCCGATACCTTTTGGAACCTGATCTTCATCTCTTACAGGCTTGCTGTTGGTTTTTTGCTACCATTGTTGTTGACTGCCATCTTCCTCCTCGTTACGGCCTTTCGATCCTTAAACCCAAACAATTCAGCCAAGGGAAGTGGTGATGTTATCAAGGAGTCCACCATAATGATTTCAGTCCTCCTATttgtttttttcatcttctggttTCCCACACATGTGCTGGAAATGATGTCTGCCCTTGTGGAAGATATGGGAATAAATGAAGTATCCTACCACACCATAAGCCTCACGCCTTACTTGAAATGCTGCATCTTTCCCATAATTTATGGATTTCTATCTCATAGCTTCAAAGAGGAATTTAATGCAATTTTCTGCTGCAAAAAACTGCAGGAGAATAATGGACCACCTGTAGATTCTGCTGAAAAACAAGACGAAAAATTGTCCTCTTGTTAG